The segment TCAAGGTCTTGCGGAACAGCGAGGCTTCGTGCAGGCGCTTCATGCTGGCGGCATCGGGCAGGGTCGAGAACGCCGGCATCGCGGTGGTCTTGAAAACCCAGGCGTCGTTTGCGACAGCGGGAGCGAGGCTTGCCTCAAAATTTTCTACGGGGGCGTTTTCTATCCCGTATTCGCTGGTCACGAAATTCTTGAGCGATTCGACGGAGCCGCTCCCTTTTGCAATGCGGTAGTAGGCTCGGAATTCGCCGTCGGTAAAGGCCCACAGGTCAGAACTCGATTCCTGCTCCTGCACAAAAATGGAGTTGCCGTCGGGGGCGGATTCTAGCGAGAGTGCCACCTTGTAGCAGACGGCGGGCGTGTGCAATAAAATCTTGAAGCCCGCGGCTGTCACCGATTCTACCGCCTTCTCGACGCTCTTTTTGGCGGCGACTACGGTAAAATCTCCAGAAACGGAATCAACGAACTCGAAATTTTCGGTTTCAAAACCCGGAAGCGTGAAGGATTCTTTTTCGAAGACCACCTTGACGGGCGTGACATCGTCTATAAGGATGACGCCTTCGGCCGAGCCGCCGTTCACGTTCTGGTAATTGCGGCATGCTTCAAGCGTGCCGCTGAAGGTGCATTCTACAACAGGCTTGCCCCTTCTTTTTACGACGCGCGAAATGCTGGCGGAGTTCTCGTGGACCTCTAGGCACCACCAGAATCGCCCCATGAAAACGGAGAGGCTCATATCACCCCTTCTTTTTCCAGCTTTTCGATTTCCTTTTTCACGTCTACGCTGCCTTCCTTGCCGTAGTAGATGTGCGGAGTGACGAAAATAAGCAGCTGGCTCTTCGACTTGACTTTTTCGACGTTCCTGAATAACCATCCGATAATGGGGAGGGAACCGAGGAAGGGGAATTCGCGGTAAACGTCGTTCTGGCTTTCCTTGACCATGCCGCCGAGCACGATGGTTTCGCCGTCGAGCAGGCGTACCGACGATTTTACGTAGCGCTTGTTCAGGGTAGGCGGCACTTCGGAACTGAACGAACCTTCGGGCTCCGAGAAGTCCGGCACGATTTCGCAAGTGATTTCGCCTTCGCCGGTCACGTAGGGGGTCACGGTGATGTTCGAGTTCGCCTCGATTTTTTCGAACCGCTGCGTTGTTTTTGCAGTCACGGCGTCGCCCTGGTTGTAGTCCACTTCGGAACTCAGCATGTAGTACTGCGTCTGGCCTATAGTGAGTACGGCCGTTTCGCCGTTGAGGGTCGCTATCTGTGAGCGCGCCTTCACGTCGAGAATTTTTTCCTGTTCCATCGCCTGCAGCTTGAGCACAAAGTCCTTCGGGACGGAGATGATGTCGCCGAGCCCGATGCCGTTGAACAGCCTCTGCACCTGCTTGCGGTTGAATGTCTGGTCGACGCTCGGGAACAGCGTCTCGGACCCTTGCACCTTCGCGGCGTCGCCGAACAGCATGTTCATGCCGTGGCTGTGGCCCTTTTCCATATCCATGTCTACGACGAGCACTTCGATAAGGATTTGCGCGACAGGCAGATCCATCTTTTCGACATACTGCGAAATGGCGTCGAGCACGTCGTAGCGGCCTACCGCCATCAGTGCGTTCTGGGATTTCACCACCTGAATCTGTGTGTTCTTGGTGAGCGTTGTGGGCAAAAGCTTAACGACATCTTCGGCCTTCAAGTGCTTGAGCTTGATTAGGAGCGAGTTGTCGGCGGTCTGCATTTCGTGCGGGCCAATGAAGTACACGCCGTCGCGGCTCCAGAAGGTGTAAGATGTCCCGCGGAACAAGAACTTGAGCGCGTTCTCGACAGAAATCTTTTCGACATGTGCCGATACGTTGCCGTCGAGCT is part of the Fibrobacter sp. UWR2 genome and harbors:
- a CDS encoding secretin and TonB N-terminal domain-containing protein; the protein is MNTILKLILGIALCTVTAFAQAPVKPELPALPIPDSLVVKKLNVKNTEIRDLLQGMAVQYGLNLFLEKDVSGPVTVNFNNQPLKDALKVLLTGNGYEYRIENGVIHVYKPVPPEPEKPKPPEKKFEVKWENEKLSLDVEDAPLNVLVRKVMEITGKNVFVEQNIEKPITLFINEMEFGKAMQYIARSLELDAVEEEGSYVITKANWTMGGKSDASGKFKVKYADSLLSIDAIEAPLSNLVSEILAQTKINAMVYGKLDGNVSAHVEKISVENALKFLFRGTSYTFWSRDGVYFIGPHEMQTADNSLLIKLKHLKAEDVVKLLPTTLTKNTQIQVVKSQNALMAVGRYDVLDAISQYVEKMDLPVAQILIEVLVVDMDMEKGHSHGMNMLFGDAAKVQGSETLFPSVDQTFNRKQVQRLFNGIGLGDIISVPKDFVLKLQAMEQEKILDVKARSQIATLNGETAVLTIGQTQYYMLSSEVDYNQGDAVTAKTTQRFEKIEANSNITVTPYVTGEGEITCEIVPDFSEPEGSFSSEVPPTLNKRYVKSSVRLLDGETIVLGGMVKESQNDVYREFPFLGSLPIIGWLFRNVEKVKSKSQLLIFVTPHIYYGKEGSVDVKKEIEKLEKEGVI
- a CDS encoding PilN domain-containing protein, whose protein sequence is MSLSVFMGRFWWCLEVHENSASISRVVKRRGKPVVECTFSGTLEACRNYQNVNGGSAEGVILIDDVTPVKVVFEKESFTLPGFETENFEFVDSVSGDFTVVAAKKSVEKAVESVTAAGFKILLHTPAVCYKVALSLESAPDGNSIFVQEQESSSDLWAFTDGEFRAYYRIAKGSGSVESLKNFVTSEYGIENAPVENFEASLAPAVANDAWVFKTTAMPAFSTLPDAASMKRLHEASLFRKTLKVAAIFVALSFLGTGAIGIINHIEESGNEKDRIAYEKELQNEKEFNELVKDLEKRTERIRKFLAHRSRTASKMALVGETIQQDSWITHWKIDGKVHSIQGLAANANEISATLQALEKSNNFVNVRLRTTEKTTFRRKPVIRFDIVAEAM